Proteins encoded in a region of the Saccharothrix ecbatanensis genome:
- a CDS encoding sulfite oxidase yields MTTIGQSRIAADDEDISVEELRLAARNHGMPLEALRYDVTPAGLHYLLIHYDIPDTADWSLDVLGRKWTLDELRALPAVTEQVTLECAGNGRAKLHPRPVSQPWLDEAVGCAAWTGTPLAPLLADLPPDAVDVVFTGLDHGLDRGVEQDYQRALPVAEALRPDVLLAYEMNGQPLLPQHGAPLRLVVPGWYGMTHVKWLGSITALDRPFDGFQQAVAYRITHEPDDEGTPVTRMLPKALMAPPGFPDFMTRQRFVDAGRVVLTGRAWSGHAPVAKVEVELDGTWVEAELGPAGDRYAWRRWECAWDATPGEHVLRVRATDADGLTQPLDQPWNRQGMANNTAQRVPVTVRP; encoded by the coding sequence ATGACGACCATCGGCCAGTCCCGGATCGCCGCCGACGACGAGGACATCTCGGTCGAGGAGTTGCGCCTCGCCGCCCGCAACCACGGCATGCCGCTGGAGGCGCTGCGCTACGACGTCACGCCCGCCGGCCTGCACTACCTGCTGATCCACTACGACATCCCGGACACCGCCGACTGGTCGCTCGACGTGCTCGGCCGCAAGTGGACGCTCGACGAACTGCGCGCGCTGCCCGCCGTGACCGAGCAGGTGACGCTGGAGTGCGCGGGCAACGGGCGGGCCAAGCTGCACCCGCGGCCGGTGAGCCAGCCGTGGCTGGACGAGGCGGTGGGTTGCGCGGCGTGGACCGGCACGCCGCTGGCGCCACTGCTGGCCGACCTGCCGCCGGACGCGGTGGACGTGGTGTTCACCGGGCTGGACCACGGGCTGGACCGGGGCGTGGAGCAGGACTACCAGCGGGCGCTGCCGGTGGCCGAGGCGTTGCGGCCGGACGTGCTGCTCGCCTACGAGATGAACGGTCAACCGCTGCTGCCCCAGCACGGCGCGCCGCTGCGGCTCGTGGTGCCCGGCTGGTACGGCATGACGCACGTGAAGTGGCTGGGTTCGATCACCGCGCTGGACCGGCCGTTCGACGGGTTCCAGCAGGCCGTCGCCTACCGGATCACGCACGAGCCGGACGACGAGGGCACGCCGGTCACGCGCATGCTGCCCAAGGCCCTGATGGCGCCGCCGGGGTTCCCCGACTTCATGACCCGGCAGCGGTTCGTGGACGCCGGGCGGGTGGTGCTGACCGGTCGAGCGTGGAGCGGTCACGCGCCGGTGGCGAAGGTCGAGGTGGAGCTGGACGGGACCTGGGTGGAGGCGGAACTCGGCCCGGCCGGCGACCGGTACGCGTGGCGGCGCTGGGAGTGCGCGTGGGACGCGACACCCGGTGAGCACGTGTTGCGCGTGCGTGCGACCGACGCCGACGGCCTCACCCAACCGCTCGACCAGCCGTGGAACCGGCAGGGCATGGCGAACAACACGGCCCAGCGGGTGCCGGTCACCGTCCGCCCATGA
- a CDS encoding peptidoglycan-binding domain-containing protein, translating into MRESFGGRGRRGRALGLVVLAVGAAAVAFSTPASAAEPPRCTTLTDMVRSGHTIAVPTAKGSTLCQIGRDYAANATVVSRFQFTMRRCYPTLNLASPYSSEKVGDLYADGSFGARTEAALKAVQRYIGTAADGIYGPNTRDRMKFIDDRNRDCYAYRR; encoded by the coding sequence ATGCGGGAATCGTTCGGCGGCCGGGGCCGGCGCGGGAGGGCGCTCGGCCTGGTCGTCCTGGCGGTGGGGGCGGCGGCCGTCGCGTTCTCCACGCCGGCGTCGGCCGCGGAGCCGCCCCGGTGCACCACGTTGACGGACATGGTGCGATCGGGTCACACGATCGCGGTGCCGACGGCCAAGGGCAGCACCTTGTGCCAGATCGGCCGCGACTACGCGGCGAACGCGACGGTCGTGTCCCGGTTCCAGTTCACGATGCGCCGGTGCTACCCGACGCTGAACCTGGCGTCGCCCTACTCGAGCGAGAAGGTGGGCGACCTCTACGCCGACGGCAGCTTCGGGGCGCGCACCGAGGCCGCGTTGAAGGCCGTGCAGCGCTACATCGGCACCGCCGCGGACGGCATCTACGGCCCGAACACCCGCGACCGGATGAAGTTCATCGACGACCGCAACCGCGACTGCTACGCCTACCGGCGCTGA
- the murA gene encoding UDP-N-acetylglucosamine 1-carboxyvinyltransferase — protein sequence MSEHFRVQGGGRLVGDVDVVGAKNSVLKLMAAALLAEGTTTITNCPEILDVPLMADVLRSLGCEVVLDGSVVTITTPKELNHRADSEAMGKLRASVCVLGPLVGRCRRAVVALPGGDAIGNRPLDMHQAGLRKLGAHSEIEHGCVVAEAEGLHGAQIWLDFPSVGATENILMAAVLANGTTVIDNAAREPEIVDICVMLQEMGAKIEGAGTSTLTVHGVESLRPTEHRVIGDRIVGATWAFAAVMTRGDITVHGVNPHHLDLVLEKLRMAGAEVTVSDDSFRVVQRARPRSVDFVTLPYPGFATDLQPFAIALSSVSEGTSMITENLFEARFRFIEEMIRLGADARTDGHHAVVRGVERLSSAPVWASDIRAGAGLVLAGLCADGATEVYEIFHIERGYPGFVENLRKLGATVERVSA from the coding sequence GTGAGTGAGCACTTCCGGGTTCAGGGCGGTGGGCGCCTCGTCGGCGACGTCGACGTCGTAGGCGCGAAGAACAGCGTGCTCAAGCTGATGGCGGCGGCGCTGCTGGCCGAGGGCACCACCACCATCACCAACTGCCCGGAGATCCTGGACGTGCCGCTGATGGCGGACGTGCTGCGCAGCCTGGGCTGCGAGGTGGTGCTCGACGGCAGCGTCGTCACCATCACCACCCCGAAGGAGCTCAACCACCGGGCCGACTCGGAGGCGATGGGCAAGCTCCGCGCGTCCGTCTGCGTCCTGGGGCCGCTGGTGGGCCGCTGCCGGCGCGCGGTGGTCGCGCTGCCCGGCGGTGACGCGATCGGCAACAGGCCGCTGGACATGCACCAGGCCGGCCTGCGCAAGCTCGGCGCGCACAGCGAGATCGAGCACGGCTGCGTGGTCGCCGAGGCCGAGGGCCTGCACGGCGCCCAGATCTGGCTCGACTTCCCCAGCGTGGGCGCGACGGAGAACATCCTGATGGCGGCGGTGCTGGCGAACGGCACCACGGTCATCGACAACGCCGCCCGCGAGCCGGAGATCGTGGACATCTGCGTGATGCTCCAGGAGATGGGCGCGAAGATCGAGGGCGCCGGCACGTCCACGCTCACGGTGCACGGCGTCGAGTCGTTGCGGCCGACCGAGCACCGCGTCATCGGCGACCGGATCGTCGGCGCGACGTGGGCGTTCGCGGCGGTCATGACCCGCGGTGACATCACCGTGCACGGCGTGAACCCGCACCACCTCGACCTGGTGCTGGAGAAGCTGCGGATGGCGGGCGCCGAGGTGACCGTCTCCGACGACAGCTTCCGCGTGGTGCAGCGCGCCCGGCCGCGGTCGGTGGACTTCGTGACGCTGCCTTACCCCGGTTTCGCCACCGACCTCCAGCCGTTCGCGATCGCGCTGTCCAGCGTGTCCGAGGGCACGTCGATGATCACCGAGAACCTGTTCGAGGCGCGGTTCCGGTTCATCGAGGAGATGATCCGGCTGGGCGCCGACGCCCGTACCGACGGCCACCACGCGGTGGTGCGCGGTGTGGAGCGGCTGTCCAGCGCGCCGGTGTGGGCGTCGGACATCCGTGCGGGCGCGGGGCTGGTGCTGGCCGGGCTGTGCGCGGACGGCGCGACCGAGGTGTACGAGATCTTCCACATCGAGCGCGGCTACCCGGGCTTCGTGGAGAACCTGCGCAAGCTCGGCGCGACCGTGGAACGCGTCAGCGCCTGA
- a CDS encoding cob(I)yrinic acid a,c-diamide adenosyltransferase: protein MAVHLTKIYTRVGDDGSTGLGDFSRVPKTSPRIAAYADVDETNAALGVALALGALEQDVAEVVRQVQNDLFDVGADLCTPIVPDPKYPPLRVTQAYVDRLESWCDSFNSRLDKLESFILNGGTPGAALLHQARTIARRAERGTWALIEVEAEQTNALTAKYLNRLSDLLFILARVANPDGDVLWQPGANA, encoded by the coding sequence ATGGCCGTGCACCTGACGAAGATCTACACCCGCGTCGGCGACGACGGGAGCACCGGACTCGGCGACTTCTCCCGCGTGCCCAAGACCTCGCCGCGGATCGCGGCGTACGCCGACGTGGACGAGACCAACGCCGCGCTCGGCGTCGCCCTGGCGCTCGGCGCGTTGGAGCAGGACGTCGCCGAGGTGGTGCGGCAGGTCCAGAACGACCTGTTCGACGTCGGGGCCGACCTGTGCACGCCGATCGTCCCGGACCCGAAGTACCCGCCGCTGCGGGTCACCCAGGCCTACGTGGACCGGTTGGAGTCGTGGTGCGACTCCTTCAACTCCCGGTTGGACAAGCTGGAGTCTTTCATCCTCAACGGCGGCACGCCCGGCGCGGCCCTGCTGCACCAGGCGCGGACCATCGCACGGCGGGCCGAGCGCGGCACGTGGGCGTTGATCGAGGTCGAGGCGGAGCAGACGAACGCGCTGACCGCGAAGTACCTGAACCGGCTGTCCGACCTGCTGTTCATCCTGGCCAGGGTGGCGAACCCGGACGGCGACGTGCTCTGGCAGCCCGGCGCCAACGCCTGA
- a CDS encoding winged helix-turn-helix transcriptional regulator, whose amino-acid sequence MATKARRGPYFCGIDAAMDVVSGKWKSLILWELHEHGVRRFAQLRRGLPGVSEKMLVQQLREMEEDDLVRREVFPEVPPRVEYTLTEHGLSLNDALSALGEWGTERIRRIGAEKVVYAAS is encoded by the coding sequence ATGGCGACGAAGGCTCGACGCGGCCCCTACTTCTGCGGGATCGACGCCGCGATGGACGTCGTGTCCGGGAAGTGGAAGTCGCTGATCCTCTGGGAGCTGCACGAGCACGGCGTGCGGCGGTTCGCCCAGCTCCGCCGCGGCCTGCCGGGGGTGAGCGAGAAGATGCTCGTCCAGCAGCTGCGCGAGATGGAAGAGGACGACCTGGTGCGCCGCGAGGTGTTCCCGGAGGTGCCGCCCAGGGTGGAGTACACGCTGACCGAGCACGGGCTGTCCCTCAACGACGCGCTGTCCGCGTTGGGCGAGTGGGGCACCGAGCGGATCCGGCGCATCGGCGCCGAGAAGGTGGTCTACGCGGCGAGCTGA
- a CDS encoding NAD(P)-dependent oxidoreductase, giving the protein MTKTSVSVLGLGEMGSTLAAALVEAGHPTTVWNRSPGKADALVDMGAIAPATARDAVSASDVVVACLFDAASVHGVLDPIADLLSGRTLVNVTTTTPEQAREIAGWAADHGVVYLDGGIMAVPSMIGQPGSSVLYSGSATAFEQFRPLLDLWGDSTYFGEDPGLASLYDFALLSGMYVMFAGFLHGAAMVAGAGVSATEFAGRAAPWLSAMTGGFAGYAAVVDGGDYTVAGQQSLEFSDLGDMVEASAAQGISTEVIGMVQNLIRRQIDAGHGKEGLARIYESIKQPG; this is encoded by the coding sequence ATGACAAAAACCTCTGTGAGCGTTCTCGGACTGGGCGAGATGGGCTCCACGCTGGCGGCGGCGCTGGTCGAGGCGGGCCACCCGACCACGGTCTGGAACCGGTCGCCCGGCAAGGCCGACGCCCTCGTCGACATGGGCGCCATCGCCCCCGCGACGGCACGTGACGCGGTGAGCGCGAGCGACGTCGTGGTGGCGTGCCTCTTCGACGCGGCCTCGGTCCACGGAGTCCTCGACCCGATCGCCGACCTGCTCAGCGGCCGGACGCTGGTCAACGTCACCACGACCACTCCCGAGCAGGCCAGGGAGATCGCAGGCTGGGCGGCCGACCACGGCGTGGTGTACCTGGACGGCGGCATCATGGCCGTGCCGTCGATGATCGGGCAGCCCGGCTCGTCCGTCCTCTACAGCGGTTCGGCCACCGCGTTCGAGCAGTTCCGTCCGCTGCTGGACCTGTGGGGCGACAGCACGTACTTCGGTGAGGACCCAGGCCTGGCGTCGCTGTACGACTTCGCGCTGCTCTCGGGCATGTACGTCATGTTCGCCGGGTTCCTGCACGGCGCGGCGATGGTCGCGGGCGCGGGCGTCTCCGCGACGGAGTTCGCCGGCCGGGCCGCGCCGTGGCTGTCCGCGATGACCGGGGGTTTCGCCGGGTACGCCGCGGTGGTCGACGGCGGTGACTACACCGTCGCCGGGCAGCAGAGCCTGGAGTTCTCCGACCTCGGCGACATGGTCGAGGCGAGTGCCGCGCAGGGGATCAGCACCGAGGTGATCGGCATGGTGCAGAACCTCATCCGGCGGCAGATCGACGCCGGTCACGGCAAGGAGGGCTTGGCCCGCATCTACGAGAGCATCAAGCAGCCCGGCTGA
- a CDS encoding DUF2550 domain-containing protein, producing MGIAELVGVVLFGAVVVLAYLAWRRVRLLRAGGVHVALRSRLEGSGRGWHLGVGHYRGDEFTWFRVLSLSSGPDMVISREGFEIDDRREPTPPETYAMPTGAVVLRCRGNRGEVEIAMGPDALTGFLSWLESAPPGRSIPWAS from the coding sequence GTGGGGATCGCCGAACTGGTCGGGGTGGTCCTGTTCGGCGCGGTGGTGGTCCTCGCGTACCTCGCGTGGCGCCGCGTGCGGTTGTTGCGCGCGGGCGGTGTGCACGTCGCGCTGAGATCGAGACTCGAAGGGTCCGGCCGGGGCTGGCACCTGGGCGTCGGGCACTACCGCGGTGACGAGTTCACCTGGTTCCGCGTGCTGAGCCTCAGCTCCGGCCCGGACATGGTCATCTCCCGCGAGGGATTCGAGATCGACGACCGCCGCGAGCCCACCCCGCCGGAGACGTACGCGATGCCCACGGGCGCGGTAGTGCTCCGCTGTCGTGGCAACAGGGGCGAAGTCGAGATCGCGATGGGCCCGGACGCGCTGACAGGATTCCTGTCCTGGTTGGAATCAGCGCCTCCGGGCCGCTCCATTCCCTGGGCCTCCTGA
- a CDS encoding F0F1 ATP synthase subunit epsilon, giving the protein MAEMSVQLVAVERRLWSGTATSVVAQTLEGEIGILPGHEPVLGQLVEGGVVRIRTTDNELVTAAVHGGFLSVTGGGVSILAEDAELSHEIDVERARANVQNMDDVQRARAIARLRAAGHTA; this is encoded by the coding sequence GTGGCCGAGATGTCCGTCCAGTTGGTCGCCGTGGAACGCCGTCTGTGGTCCGGCACGGCCACCTCGGTGGTCGCGCAGACGCTCGAAGGCGAGATCGGCATCCTGCCCGGCCACGAGCCCGTGCTCGGGCAGTTGGTCGAGGGCGGCGTGGTCCGGATCCGCACCACGGACAACGAGCTGGTGACGGCGGCCGTGCACGGCGGTTTCCTCTCCGTCACCGGTGGGGGTGTGAGCATCCTGGCCGAGGACGCGGAACTCTCCCACGAGATCGACGTAGAACGGGCCCGCGCGAACGTCCAGAACATGGACGACGTGCAGCGGGCCAGGGCCATCGCGCGGCTCCGCGCCGCGGGTCACACGGCCTGA
- a CDS encoding IclR family transcriptional regulator has protein sequence MSTPKSLLERVFSLLSVFTADRPAVTLSELSRHSGLPLSTTHRLVASLVELRALDRAADGRYSVGLRLLELGVLAPGSLDLRERALPFLEDLYEVTRHNVQLAVRDGTEVVYVERISARDAVNVVTRVGSRMPLHCTGVGLVMLAAAPVAVQEAVLAEPLRRYTPKTIVSPGELREVLARVRRDDYAISDRQIEMITYSVAAPVRGLDGDVVAAVSVVVPTGTGTEAIVPAVRTCGFAISRALGWASS, from the coding sequence GTGTCCACGCCGAAGTCGCTGCTGGAGCGGGTGTTCTCGCTGCTGTCGGTGTTCACCGCGGACCGGCCGGCGGTGACGTTGTCCGAGCTGAGCCGCCACTCCGGGCTGCCGTTGAGCACCACGCACCGGCTGGTGGCGTCGCTGGTGGAGCTGCGCGCGCTGGACCGTGCCGCGGACGGCCGGTACTCCGTGGGGCTGAGGCTGCTGGAGCTGGGCGTGCTGGCGCCGGGGAGCCTGGACCTGCGGGAGCGGGCGTTGCCGTTCCTGGAGGACCTGTACGAGGTGACGCGGCACAACGTGCAGCTGGCCGTGCGGGACGGCACGGAGGTCGTGTACGTCGAGCGGATCTCGGCGCGGGACGCGGTGAACGTGGTCACGCGGGTGGGCAGCCGGATGCCGTTGCACTGCACGGGTGTCGGGCTCGTGATGCTGGCCGCCGCGCCGGTGGCGGTGCAGGAGGCGGTGCTCGCGGAGCCGTTGAGGCGGTACACGCCGAAGACGATCGTGTCGCCGGGTGAGCTGCGCGAGGTGCTGGCGCGGGTGCGGCGGGACGACTACGCCATCAGCGACCGCCAGATCGAGATGATCACGTACTCGGTGGCCGCTCCGGTTCGCGGCCTGGACGGGGACGTGGTGGCCGCTGTGTCGGTCGTGGTGCCCACCGGGACGGGTACGGAGGCCATCGTGCCCGCCGTGCGCACGTGCGGGTTCGCCATCTCCCGCGCCCTTGGCTGGGCTTCGTCCTGA
- the atpD gene encoding F0F1 ATP synthase subunit beta encodes MSDMSATATTTRTGRVVRVIGAVVDVEFPRGAVPELFNALHVEITAEAVAKTLTLEVAQHLGDNLVRTISMQPTDGLVRGATVSDTGKAISVPVGDVVKGHVFNALGDCLDEPGLGRDGEQWGIHRKAPAFDQLEGKTEILETGIKVIDLLTPYVKGGKIGLFGGAGVGKTVLIQEMITRIAREFSGTSVFAGVGERTREGTDLLLEMEEMGVLNDTALVFGQMDEPPGTRMRVALSALTMAEYFRDVQGQDVLLFIDNIFRFTQAGSEVSTLLGRMPSAVGYQPTLADEMGELQERITSTRGKSITSLQAIYVPADDYTDPAPATTFAHLDATTELSRPISQKGIYPAVDPLSSSSRILEPSIVGEEHYRVAQEVKRILQKYKELQDIIAILGMDELSEEDKVLVGRARRLERFLGQNFIVAEKFTGQPGSFVSIKDTIEAFDRVCKGEFDHFPEQAFFSCGGLDDVEANAKKLAGK; translated from the coding sequence ATGAGTGACATGAGTGCTACTGCCACCACCACCCGCACCGGCCGTGTGGTCCGGGTGATCGGTGCCGTCGTCGACGTGGAGTTCCCGCGTGGCGCGGTGCCGGAGCTGTTCAACGCTCTGCACGTGGAGATCACGGCAGAAGCGGTGGCCAAGACGCTGACCCTGGAGGTCGCCCAGCACCTGGGTGACAACCTGGTCCGCACCATTTCGATGCAGCCGACGGACGGCCTGGTCCGCGGCGCGACGGTGTCCGACACCGGCAAGGCGATCAGCGTGCCCGTCGGCGACGTCGTCAAGGGCCACGTGTTCAACGCGCTGGGCGACTGCCTGGACGAGCCCGGTCTCGGCCGTGACGGCGAGCAGTGGGGCATCCACCGCAAGGCTCCGGCGTTCGACCAGCTCGAGGGCAAGACCGAGATCCTGGAAACGGGCATCAAGGTCATCGACCTGCTGACCCCGTACGTCAAGGGCGGCAAGATCGGCCTGTTCGGCGGCGCGGGCGTGGGCAAGACGGTGCTCATCCAGGAGATGATCACCCGTATCGCCCGCGAGTTCTCCGGCACGTCGGTGTTCGCCGGTGTCGGCGAGCGCACCCGTGAGGGCACCGACCTCCTCCTCGAGATGGAGGAGATGGGCGTTCTCAACGACACCGCCCTGGTGTTCGGTCAGATGGACGAGCCGCCCGGCACGCGTATGCGGGTCGCGCTGTCCGCGCTGACGATGGCGGAGTACTTCCGCGACGTGCAGGGCCAGGACGTGCTGCTGTTCATCGACAACATCTTCCGGTTCACCCAGGCGGGTTCCGAGGTGTCGACCCTGTTGGGCCGCATGCCGTCCGCCGTGGGTTACCAGCCGACGCTGGCGGACGAGATGGGTGAGCTCCAGGAGCGCATCACCTCGACGCGCGGTAAGTCGATCACCTCGCTGCAGGCCATCTACGTGCCCGCGGACGACTACACCGACCCCGCGCCGGCCACCACGTTCGCCCACCTGGACGCGACGACGGAGCTTTCCCGTCCGATCTCCCAGAAGGGCATCTACCCGGCGGTGGACCCGCTGTCCTCGTCCTCCCGGATCCTCGAGCCGTCGATCGTCGGCGAGGAGCACTACCGGGTGGCGCAGGAGGTCAAGCGGATCCTCCAGAAGTACAAGGAACTGCAGGACATCATCGCCATCCTCGGCATGGACGAGCTGTCCGAAGAGGACAAGGTCCTCGTCGGTCGCGCCCGTCGCCTGGAGCGCTTCCTCGGCCAGAACTTCATCGTGGCCGAGAAGTTCACCGGCCAGCCGGGTTCGTTCGTGTCCATCAAGGACACGATCGAGGCGTTCGACCGCGTCTGCAAGGGCGAGTTCGACCACTTCCCGGAGCAGGCGTTCTTCTCCTGCGGCGGGTTGGACGACGTCGAGGCCAACGCCAAGAAGCTCGCGGGCAAGTAA
- a CDS encoding F0F1 ATP synthase subunit gamma, translating to MAAQIRELRQRIRTVNSTKKITKAYELIATSRLAKAQTRVAASRPYAEEITSVLSALATASANLDHPLLTERKNPRRAGVLVVTSDKGMCGGYNANVLRAAEELLTLLRSEGKEPVLYVLGRKGAGYYRFRRRAIAGEWSGFSQLPHYVNASEAGDALVKAFVAGSDDEGDQPGPDGVLGVDELHVVYTEFKSMLSQTPVAKRIAPMVVDYDPEPQKIRSVYSFEPSAETLLGALLPKYVKTRLFSALLDAAASESAARRTAMKAATDNATELVRTLSRQANQARQAQITQEISEIVGGASALTGGAGSDE from the coding sequence ATGGCGGCACAGATTCGAGAGCTGCGCCAGCGGATCCGCACGGTCAACTCGACCAAGAAGATCACCAAGGCGTACGAGCTCATCGCCACGTCCCGTCTCGCCAAGGCGCAGACGAGGGTCGCGGCGTCCCGTCCCTACGCGGAGGAGATCACCTCGGTGCTCTCCGCGTTGGCGACGGCGTCCGCGAACCTCGACCACCCGCTGCTGACCGAGCGCAAGAACCCGCGTCGTGCCGGCGTGCTGGTCGTGACCAGTGACAAGGGCATGTGCGGCGGCTACAACGCCAACGTGCTGCGTGCCGCCGAGGAGCTGCTGACGCTGCTGCGGTCCGAGGGCAAGGAGCCCGTGCTCTACGTCCTCGGCCGCAAGGGCGCGGGGTACTACCGGTTCCGCCGGCGCGCGATCGCGGGCGAGTGGAGCGGGTTCTCCCAGCTCCCGCACTACGTCAACGCCTCCGAAGCCGGTGACGCGCTGGTCAAGGCGTTCGTCGCGGGAAGCGACGACGAGGGCGACCAGCCCGGCCCGGACGGCGTCCTCGGCGTGGACGAGCTGCACGTGGTCTACACCGAGTTCAAGTCCATGCTCAGCCAGACGCCGGTCGCCAAGCGGATCGCGCCGATGGTGGTCGACTACGACCCGGAGCCGCAGAAGATCCGGTCGGTGTACTCGTTCGAACCGAGCGCGGAGACGTTGTTGGGCGCTCTGCTGCCCAAGTACGTCAAGACCAGGCTCTTCTCGGCACTGCTGGACGCGGCGGCCTCGGAGTCGGCGGCGCGACGGACCGCGATGAAGGCGGCGACGGACAACGCCACCGAACTGGTCCGCACCCTCAGCCGCCAGGCGAACCAGGCGCGCCAGGCCCAGATCACCCAGGAGATCAGCGAGATCGTCGGTGGCGCCTCCGCGCTTACCGGGGGCGCAGGAAGTGATGAGTGA
- the atpA gene encoding F0F1 ATP synthase subunit alpha, whose protein sequence is MAELTISSDEIRSAIEKYVSAYSPEVSREEVGVVAETYDGIAIVEGLPGTMTNELLEFPGGVLGVALSLEVRTIGAVILGDFDKIEEGQEVKRTGQVLSVPVGDGFLGRVVNPLGQPIDGLGDIVADDNRALELQAASVLQRQPVSEPMQTGIKAIDSMTPIGRGQRQLIIGDRKTGKTAVCIDTIINQKKAWDSGDPQQQVRCVYVAIGQKGSTIAGVKTALEEAGALEYTTIVAAPASDSAGFKWLAPYTGSAIGQHWMYQGKHVLIIFDDLTKQAEAYRAISLLLRRPPGREAYPGDVFYLHSRLLERCAKLSDEMGGGSMTGLPIIETKANDVSAYIPTNVISITDGQCFLESDLFNAGVRPAVNVGISVSRVGGAAQIKAMKTVAGSLRLDLSQFRELEAFSAFASDLDAASRAQLERGARLVELLKQGQYSPVPVEEQVVSIYLGTNGHYDDIPVGDVRRFESEFLDHVRRSHDVIFSDIRESKKLSDDTERGIVDAVNAFKQQFTASNGATVVNEAPAEAMDADKVGQESVKVNRPAPTEK, encoded by the coding sequence ATGGCGGAGCTGACGATCTCGTCGGACGAGATCCGCAGTGCGATCGAGAAGTACGTCTCGGCCTACTCCCCGGAAGTGAGCCGGGAAGAGGTCGGCGTCGTCGCGGAGACCTACGACGGCATCGCCATCGTCGAGGGTCTGCCCGGCACCATGACCAACGAGCTGCTGGAGTTCCCCGGCGGCGTGCTCGGCGTGGCCCTGAGCCTGGAGGTCCGCACGATCGGCGCGGTCATCCTGGGTGACTTCGACAAGATCGAAGAGGGCCAGGAGGTCAAGCGGACCGGCCAGGTGCTCTCCGTGCCGGTCGGCGACGGCTTCCTGGGCCGCGTGGTGAACCCGCTCGGCCAGCCGATCGACGGCCTCGGTGACATCGTGGCCGACGACAACCGCGCCCTCGAGCTCCAGGCCGCCTCCGTGTTGCAGCGGCAGCCGGTGAGCGAGCCGATGCAGACCGGCATCAAGGCCATCGACTCGATGACCCCGATCGGTCGCGGCCAGCGTCAGCTGATCATCGGCGACCGCAAGACCGGCAAGACCGCGGTCTGCATCGACACGATCATCAACCAGAAGAAGGCCTGGGACTCGGGCGACCCGCAGCAGCAGGTCCGCTGCGTGTACGTCGCCATCGGTCAGAAGGGCTCCACCATCGCGGGCGTCAAGACCGCACTGGAGGAGGCGGGCGCGCTGGAGTACACCACCATCGTCGCCGCCCCCGCGTCCGACTCGGCCGGCTTCAAGTGGCTCGCGCCGTACACCGGCTCGGCCATCGGCCAGCACTGGATGTACCAGGGCAAGCACGTCCTGATCATCTTCGACGACCTGACCAAGCAGGCCGAGGCGTACCGCGCCATCTCGCTGCTGCTGCGCCGCCCGCCGGGCCGTGAGGCCTACCCGGGCGACGTCTTCTACTTGCACTCGCGCCTGCTGGAGCGCTGCGCGAAGCTGTCGGACGAGATGGGCGGCGGCTCGATGACCGGCCTGCCGATCATCGAGACCAAGGCGAACGACGTGTCGGCGTACATCCCGACCAACGTCATCTCGATCACCGACGGCCAGTGCTTCCTGGAGTCGGACCTGTTCAACGCCGGTGTGCGGCCGGCCGTCAACGTGGGTATCTCGGTCTCCCGCGTCGGTGGCGCCGCGCAGATCAAGGCGATGAAGACGGTCGCCGGCTCGCTGCGGCTGGACCTGTCGCAGTTCCGCGAGCTGGAGGCGTTCTCCGCCTTCGCCTCGGACCTCGACGCGGCCTCCCGCGCCCAGCTGGAGCGCGGCGCACGCCTGGTCGAGCTGCTCAAGCAGGGCCAGTACTCCCCGGTCCCGGTCGAGGAGCAGGTCGTCTCGATCTACCTCGGCACGAACGGCCACTACGACGACATCCCGGTGGGCGACGTCCGCCGCTTCGAGTCGGAGTTCCTGGACCACGTGCGTCGCAGCCACGACGTGATCTTCTCCGACATCCGCGAGTCCAAGAAGTTGTCGGACGACACGGAGAGGGGCATCGTGGACGCTGTCAACGCGTTCAAGCAGCAGTTCACCGCCTCGAACGGCGCCACGGTGGTCAACGAGGCACCGGCCGAAGCGATGGACGCCGACAAGGTCGGACAGGAGTCGGTGAAGGTCAACCGGCCCGCTCCGACCGAGAAGTGA